The nucleotide sequence GCGGGGACCTGGAGGGGGTGGACCTGCCGGGTTGCCTTCTGCCCACTCCTCATTCACCACAAAGGCCTAgctcctctccttcatccccCCCACAGCCCCCATCCAAACTTCAGAGCCTCCACTCCAACTTCCCCCCGCCTCAGGACAGACTTCCTGAAGGATCCCCTGCCCCGCGGAGCCCCCATGCCTCCCCCAGTAATGGGATGATTCTGCCCCCCCTGCAGGACCAGCCCCCTTTGGTTTCCCGCACTCCTTCACCTTCGCTTTCTTTCTCaatgtctctctcctcctcttcatctctctctccatgccAAGGCCCCCACCTGTCCCGACCTGGTAGCTGCACCAGCCGAGGCCACCTCCCTCGGCCTCCCTCCCAAGacaccccacctcctcctcctccctcctcctcccactgcTCAGCTCCTCCGTCCCTCACAGCCTCCCCCGGAGACTCTCGGCTGAGACCTTCCCCGTCCGTACCTCTCGTCTCTCCCCCAACCGCCCCCTTCCACCCCTCCACCCAGTCCCTGCCCGTGTCTTTGGACTCTACGAGGAGAGGCACCCAGACTCCACCTTGGTGCAAGTCCCAGCTGCACTGCAGGGAGGCAAAACCTACGACTCCCCCGCAGGAGGTGGAGATGCAGGAGTGGGGATCACAGATGGAGGAGGACAGATCCTCCACGGAGCACATCAGCTTCATTGATGAAGAGGAACCGGGGTTATGAACGAGTGAACCGAGCAGAGGTGAAAGGTgacaaaggagaggaaataaagaaaccGGGGAGACGTCGTCTGCATGAAACGAAAACCAAGAGGAGACAAAACGGCAGAACAAAGGAGGAACAGGAAACAGAAGTCGGCCCACGACTGGACGCAGCTGTCAGCACATCAGTGTGAAGGTGTGTTTACCTTCGCTGATCCgccagagctgcagcagcacacaGCATCAGGACTTCAGTAGCAACAGTCGCTCTGCAGCTGCTGGGACACACAGGACCAGGAAACGTCTTTACAGCTGGTTCATTTCACCCGTGGAGACGACTGAGCtcctttaaatgttgatttctttttttagtcGTCTCCTCTTCAGAGAACACACGTCTGAGGTGGAAGTCACGTCTTTGCTGGAGCCGGACGGTTCGAGATGCCACTAGGAATGTAAACGTGTCATTCAGTCTCCATCACATCAGGTTGCATCATCTGGAAGGCTTCATCATGGGATTATTGGAGGAGGTAAACACCCGGCTGGCATCAAATCATCTCCTCAGAGTCATTCCTTTTGCTTATTTTTGCATAAAGATGGTCAAATCTGTTTCAACCTGCCCACATTTTCCTTCCCTGTAATGAAAGTTTGAAGTGGAGGATGCTAACACGCAGAGATACTTCACTTATTGGAGGTATACGTCTGAGTTAGCCACCGGGACGTGTGCCAAAGACAAAGGCAAGAGAAGCGCGGGGGAACCTCTAGAATCATAATCAGCAGCCATATATATCTGTTCGTCACCATCATGACTGTTTACAACCAGCCAATCAGATTGTATAGCAAGAACTCCCACATCACTCCTGAGCTTTAGCCATCCAGCCATTCGTGCCTTCTCCACATAAAGACATGAGACTCCACCACAGTCCTCACCTGTTACCTACAGGAACACATCTGGATCCAAACTTTTACACAGACAGCCATCAGTGTCACCCTCAGAGACCATGAGCACCTTTAtctaagttatttatttatttatggaggagaagtgatttattttttgaaagcaATGAGAAGTTATTTTGCATGTCAGAGACAggcgagagggagggagggagggagggaggtttACTGTCTTAAAGCCACGTTTCCACCACAAAAAGCAACCAGGAACCTTTGAGAATTAAGAGTATTTCAACTGCAGGAACCAAGCCCTTCATTTAGCTCTGAAAACATTACTCTATCCCAAAGGTCGTCACAGAACAACCACCTCGCCACTATTTTGAATTCTGATGACACAGGAACCATAACTAGGAACCTTTTCAAGGACCTTTTCTGCAAGAACCACATTCTTAATTTAGTTCCAGGGACTTTATTCCCTTGTCAAAGAAGCTGAGCTTAATATTTAATTTTGGTACATGCATGATTTTATTCTTGCCACCGTTTTGAAAATCTGAAGCCACAGAAACAGAGACCAGGAACCTTTGGCTTTGGAAGAACTAAGTGCATTTCATTTGCAGGAACCAGGTTCTAAATTTAGTTACAGGGACTGGAGCgctacatgtttctgtttgataGAAGttgaactttatttttaaatctgcagCCGGCGAGAGTTAGAGACTAAAACCTTTGAAAGAGTTGAGAACCACTGCAAAGATGAGGTACTTAGTTCCTCACGCCAGTGCAAGGCTTAGTGATTCTTTTTGGTGCATGCAAAAGTTTATTTGGCCACCAGGAACTTTTGGAAGATCTTTGATGCAGATAGCAGGTTCTGAATTTCGTTTCAGAACTTCTTTATGCTCTTTTAGATATTTGTAGAACTTTATTTCAACACCATTTAGTTAcaagaaccttttttttttagtacaaAGTGCATTTCTACTGCATTTATTAGATTCTACatttagttccaggaactttaTTTTACCTCAAACAAATGCAGCACTATTTAATTCTCCCTGATTCATGCAGAACTTTATTCAAGCCACCGTTTTAAAACCTTGCAGCTAGACTGGGAACCTTTTGGGAAACTATGCTCATTTTCCAATACAGGAACCAGGTTCTTACATTGTTCCAGGAACTATTTTACTCTCAAAACAAGTAGATCTTTATTTTAGGCAGTGCATTAATAAAAAATCAGGAAGGCCAGTCTGCTGAAGCAGGATTGAAACACAAGCAGGCAGAAGGAACCTTTTAGCTCCTTGATAATCAGTAACTTAAAGGTTCCTGGTGAATTTGGTGGAAACGTGACTTAAAGATGAAACAGGATGCGCTCTCCCAGTTTTTATGTAGCACACATGAAGCATATTTGAACACATTCTCATCATCTCAGCCCCTTTGCCAAACACTGAGCTTTACGCTGGTACGAGACTACAGCCTAACCCGAAAACTACAATACCCAGGCTTCTTCACCTCGGAGGTCTCAGGACTTCTGtacatgtatttttctttgaCGGGTGTTTTGTGCGCCTCGTCGCCTGTaacaaagacagatttctgcTTTCTATTTTCTGTAACGGGACTATGTGGACTCTGAAAGATTCAACGAGCAGATCTCCTGTTGACGCCTGTGGAGTTCTGATCTTGTTGGTTACTcttggggaggggggggggtcgGGGTCGGGGTCGGGGGTACAAAAAGGGATAGACTCAAATGCATGTCACAGCTTTTTTTGCATGAGGAATGTGCCTGCTTTTGAGCTGTGGAGACCAGACGGGACTTTGGGATGAGACAAAGCGCCCGCTCTATTGGAGGCTGCTGGGATTTGGACGTGTTTTATTAATGACTGCTGTTACATAAAACTTTACCAGGATTACAAACTGTAAACAATAAAGAAGTGTTGTTTCATAAAAGCTCAAGGCTCTTGTGCTTCTCTCGGGAGACGCTGGCTTCTTAATGTGCCGTGACTGTACTCGAAAAGATGAGAATTGCTTTGGGATAGAAGATATTTCTACTCAAAATacaaattcttatttttattactgaGTCAAACAGAAAGATTAACCACTGCAAGGGAGGAGGTGTCAAACCACAGTGATACGGTTAAGGCTTTAATGTCCTTAGgatgcatttggaccaagagttccggggtcttttagcccccagaactactatcccctgaactaaaaggttcctggtcccccattgttgtctgcgtttggaccacgggctgaagccccgggtagattgtgtaaatcaggctaGTGATGTattgaggaaataaaaagtaactgcactacaccaccagaccagtagagggcagtaacacaaagaggaatgccattcatcacagatgacaccatagaagcagacggacaggcaggtatcattatgagcaacacaacagttagcctgttagcatgaagagactcagctggtctgttttagatggtgctatatttcatcacagatggattcactgaatcaacacgtgagaggagataagcgcgagtagcaaagacgtttcaacacggctttaaaatccttttgaactcaaaaagccgtgatcgcagagatcgcccggtgtcttggtttaaagagcgaccctgttaactggagactctcagccggatgcatccctcataaacgtctttagaccatcattaaatatctgatgaggatattttgaaatcttaataaaaactaaactagtttgcattcccaggaactccctctgtgtttcaacagctgtgtaaactccacaaacactgacacgttcagctgaaggtctccagtttacagggtcacttttaaaagtggaacaccgggaggagagacgcattcacggtgggctgagagaagactactgttacaagctgctaaatcaagagaatcacagcttcttcttttgaaaagtacacacacatacaaacaagatagaacaaataaaaactaatgaaagaaagagaaatcaagagaatcacagatgtgtgtgatgttattgtggacggagggaggaataaaaacactgaggttaatctaccaatcagaaaacgttcagcattgcaggccccgccccctgaaagtcccgggacctttgaaaagtactacccccctagcaggggcttttgaACTAAATTTTAAACGCATGTTGCAACTTCATCTGCAAATACAAGTAGCTAAAAATGATGCATGTATAATTTTCAGCTGTGCAAAAAACATATAAAGAAGCAACATTTACGAACGATTGATGACATTAATAAAGAAATCAATGTTCTTCTCCAgcagtcattttttaaactcaacAGATTCAGAAGCATCCTCTCATTAGAGAGCCAGAGGACTCAACAAAACCTGGATCTTGTACCCGGTCGGGGATTTGAAGGTGATGCACAAAAACCTCTCTCAACATGAGACTAGGAAATAAGACGCAACACAGAAGACATCCTTCTTCAGGTCTGCATATATTTTCAATGGTAACATTCATTCTATCAGAGATTCAGTAAGGTGTGAAATGTCAGGGAACAACACTCTAGAAATATCCTGATGAGAGAAGAAAATATTAGAGGGATGGATCAAAACATAGTGCTggactctgctgctgtggatgcaCTCAGCACCTCGTCCTCCAGGATCCGGTCTCACATAGTTCTTTATTTCCCTACAGTTACTCTGTACATGCTCGAGGATGGAAACAGAAGCTTTCAtcatccctttaaaaaaaaagatggaggggGGCTGCAGAGAGTGCAGGAACAGCAGCAGACATGATTCAAATGAGGTGTGAGAACACATGCATCCTCTTATCTGTGGTGTTCTGTGTACTCATGCCTGTTAATTAGTAACCGGGCAGGTCAGAGTCAGCACTCTGGAACTACATTTCCCATTGGGATTATAAGGATGTCGGACAGGAGTGAAGTGAAGGCTCCAGTGCACGCAGAACCACAACAGTGAGGAGAACCGAAACTGAAACAGGGAGTTACATTTCTTATCCTATGTTCACGTCCACAGACCGTGAGTcctgcaggctgcagcagcGGATTCCTCCGGCGGTGCAGAGACACACGGCTCAGAGACGGTGAGTGGAACAAACAGAGGTTCAGGGGAAAAATAAGaatccaaaaatatatatttatgtttatatttatatatatttatatatttacgaGGTATGTATCCacaaaaaaacacccaaaatTTCAAAATAGgcagtctgtgttttttctccaaATGTGTCCTTGCTTGTGATGCCTTAAGgaaatattaatagtaatattaattaagaattaaaaaaataaaactgggAACTGTCCAACAGCCCTGCTCATGAGTCAAACCTCCTCATCTCTGAGACCAGAACCTCCTCCGTCACGAGTCCAAAAGCATCGAGACAGCGGTGCTGGTTTTTCAAGCTGCTGCACgccaaaaaataaagaaacaaaaaaacagaaaatcacaAAGTCCCAAAGGAAAAAATTCACTTCattgttgaaaagaaaaataagcagACCCCTCCGAACTCCTAACCGTTGATTTCCAAACAACCACGGTCTCAGAGTCTCCAAGACGGAGGTCTGGAGTGAGCAAAACTGTTGAGGTGGTAGTTGGAGGTGGGAGGGAGGTGAAGGGAGGACAGCCACGAgtccaaagaaagaaaaaaggtgtCTTTGTGCaacaaaaccagaaacaaaaGGACCGACAGCAGGCGTCCTCCCCACGACTGTTAGTGAGGCTGGCAGTACGGGATCGGCGTCCTCCGTAGTCACGCTAAGTACTGCTGCATCGCCGTCTTCGCCctgagagagacaaacacagtgAGTCCGCCGTGTTCAGACACTTAACAACATCTGATGGTTCATGAGACTCACCTGTCACTGAGGTTTGGGTCTGAGGCCTGGGTGAGTTTGTGCAGGATGTCCACAAAGCCCATCTCTCTCAGCTTGTCCTGGCGCTCCTGAGAACCTGAAGACACACGACAGAGGTGAGGAGAAGATATTCATCCAtctgtgacatcttttaaatctcttctgaaaacacattttcacagactttatgtgacttcatcctttaaACCGCTTTGACttctattgtattattattattattagatattatccaactaattaattattttaaattgtatttgattatttattgtataaattattattttttcatgttcctaatttatccttttcactttttcccaatgtgatgtcgtcctcttattctgaaaaccttttattgtccttttaatgcttttattgactaatccatttttatttgtttatttatttactttatttacttatcatttttaaattatttatttttatttatttattttcatgtatttattttatttatttatcttatctacttatcaatttttatttatttttatttatttattcattttcatttatttattttatttactttttcaatttttatgtatttatttatttattttcatttattttatttacttatcaatttttatttatttatttatttgttgtatttgtttatgcTTGATAACTTCTTAAACATTGATTgattggtctattgtcacaccaccTCGTATAATATAAGAATAAAAGGTCTTGTTAGCATTCTATCATAATGCTAACCAAGCTAACGTGACCACCTTGATTCCTGCAGGTAATGCACACCCCTGCACACGAGGACGGCCGTGTCTCTCGATAACATCGAGGACCCTCTGAACCTGCCccccctttcttcttcttctctccttcactccGTGTGTCGCGTCACTTACCATCTTCCTCATTCCAGATAAGGTTAGAGATGCAGAAGGTGGCGGCGAGCTGCAGTTTCACATTCGAGTGCCCCtgcaggaacaggaagtcagaagaATTACAAGCTTCACATGAGAACTCGTGATCAGTTTTATGTAGAGATgactcagagaaaaaaaacgtaCCATGTAGTATTTGATTTTCTGGAGCATGTCGTCGTTGGTCATGATGAGTTCCTTTGCTGTGTTGCCGTCAGCGATGTTGGCGAGTATGCACAGAGTCTGACGAGGAAGAGAGAACACGTTATTGTCATTTTGCAGAGGACAGACCTCAGAGACTCTGTGATCATATCTGCAGAATGTCAAACTGCACATGATGAATCCTGCATGAAACCATCACCGGGCTCTCACCTGCTCTTTGACCTCTATACTGTGCTCTGCCTCCAGGATGAGGGTCACTGCCTGCATGATCTGCTTCCCGTGAGAGCTCATGATCTGGTCGATGTGCTGGCGACACACGAGAGGATAGAATCAGTATGCACCCTGGATTTAAGATATCTGCAGGATTTATGCTAATtcagcacacacagaggagttCAGATCCACAGAGAGGGTCAGGGAGTGTGGAGCGCTCAAGGTCGCTGCTACAACTTCTCTGCAACATGCCATTAAAGCCCCCTCGGGACACCTGACTGCACCTGAAAACCATTACGGTCTATTTACAGACCTAGAAGGGGCGCTACTTTACCTCTGCAGGTGCTTtcagactaaaatgttttccaTGAAGTGGATTTGGGAAGAGCTAAACATGTTCAGCAACATCATGCTGctattttactttgaaataacaGCACAGAGATCCTTTAGAGTCTCAGCTAAGACCAGACATAAATGCACACCACCTTctgttttatgttaaaaataTTGAGGGTTAGGGATCAAGCTTTATGTCTCtagtcatgtctgtgtgtgtgtgtttctctcactgGGCGTGTTGACAGCAGATTCCTCAGCAAACCGAGCGTCTTCATCAGCACGTTGGTGTCGGGGTCCGACAGCAGGCGGAATAACTGCTCTGTACCCAAACACCGAACTATCTCCACCTTCACCTTCTGATCGGCCTGGAACGCCATGTTctgaacaaagacacacacaggagacaACACAGACATGTTTCATTAAAGTCTTAGTGAGTGCCACTTCAGACATCTGTCCCTCCAGATAAGtctgtgagtctcagtttcactgtaaacagttccacagaggcttccctctggcttccttcagtggtatgaacctgaaacagaaactgatgttcttgtgatgttcttgtaattaacgggtcttcagtttgctgaaataacaacatcatgatgcagattagtcaaaagtccaaagtcaagctttgtcaggtctgtcctcaagaggagaagaaaactacgtctacaatgtttgtttgttgaatggaggtgggatccatcatttctgatgctgcgttcagggaagtcaggaaatctaaacactgattgCTTGATGCTGCGTCACTAAAGacagattagtgtctcagtgtaaatgtttgatctagaacaggagccgggatgtcattacgctggattgtgttcctcctgcttttgctctccatacccACATAGATAAGATTCAAAGAAGCcggacagtaaaataaaatatgaaagaatAATCATCTTACCATCAAGGCCCAGATCCCGTTGACCCTCAGAGCTGGACTGTCACTCTGGGTCAGACTGCATAGTAACTCGATCACCCCAGACTCCAGGATGGGCTGCAGAGACATGGGAAAATGTTCCTTATATTAAAGTAAAGGActcacttctctttcttctatcagcatgtgtgtgtgtatttgtgtgtgtgtgtgtctgtgtctgtgtgtacctCTTTGCTGGGGGAGAACTCCAGCAGTAGATTGCATAGTGTGGAAGAAGCCATGACCAGGACTTCATCTGGAGCGTTCTGAAGCAGCTACACAACACAAAAGATCACtggtaaacaatgtgtgtgaataaatatATTATCTTTATCTAAGACTTCATTCAGCCTAACACACACCTTCATGAGAGGTTTCCACACCGCATGGTCATGGAAGGAAGTCCTCAGCTGCTGCACCGACCGGGAAAGACTGTGGAGacacctgcagaaaaaaaaacaaggaatgaCTCAAAAATATGAAGGGTAGAAAACATCGCACAGCtcatttataaagcacaccTAAAGACAACATGTAAGGTCATACAATGTACCTAAAATaagtgttaaataaatgtaaaataaaagttcAGAATATAAGATCAACTTGGAAAAATGAAGAGAGATACGAGCTTTAGTCACACAGTGGCATGAATGAAAAGTTTCCTCAAGTGTTTTTTACtgctttttctcagaattctgtctttgaagtcaaaattctagaattctgtctttgatgtcagaattctagaattctgtctttgatgtcagaattctagaattctgtcttttaagtcaaaattctagaattctgtctttcaactcaactcaactcaactttatttataaagcactttaagaacaacagcagtcggacacaaagtgctgtacagaaacataatggataaaaacaaacaataaaatcataaaatcaataagaacaataagataaaataaagttaaaaaataaaaataaaaaggcactgaaacaagagcagggtctcatgctgagtcgaaagccagggaataaaaatgggttttaagacgacttttaaaagtggacagtgagggggcttgtctgacggctaaaggaagatcgttccacagtttgggagcagcgacagaaaaagccctatcccccctgagcttccgcttggacctcggtacctccaggagcagctgatcagctgacctgaggcaccgagcaggggcatagagatggatcagctcagagaggtagggcggggcgagaccatttaaagatttaaaaacaaataaaataatcttaaaatggactctaaaatgcacaggcaaccagtggttgcattgatgtcagaattccaaaattctgtctttgatgtcagaattccaaaattctgtctttgatgtcagaattctagaattctgtctttgatgtcagaattctagaattctgtctttgatgtcagaattccaaaattctgtctttgatgtcagaattctagaattctgtctttgatgtcagaattccagaattctgtctttgatgtcagaattctagaattctgtcttagATGTCAGAATTccaaaattctgtctttgatgtcagaattctagaattctgtctttgatgtcagaattctagaattctgtctttgatgtcagaattctagaattctgtctttgatgtcagaattctagaattctgtctttgatgtcagaattccaaaattctgtctttgatgtcagaattctagaacaccagctgttgctctccatacagactgttttttcctgcagacacctgattggtcgatactacTCAAACCAATTCCCAAgtcttaaaaatataattttgtgtCTGTAGTTTCAGGAGCAGAATTACATcccattatttaaaatatatcagAGTCAGATGTTACAGAAATGCTCATAGAGACTCTCCTACCTGACAGCTGCCAAACGGACTTTGATGCTGGACTCTGATAGGCCGCTGACTATCCTGTCcatcatgttttctgtttctgtgatctgatggagggaaaaacaaagcaggagGATGGATCAGAATATAAAGAAGCGTGTGAAGGATtataaatgcaaacaaacatacagaggaagaaaaggtcACCTTTTTTCGGATGTCCTCGTCGTTGGAGCCCAGCGAGGCGTAAAGTTTGAAAGCAGCTTGTCTCAGCTCGTGTGCGTGTTTCAGGTCGTGAtccagctgcagaggagagaggaggcaggaaGTTACCTCCAGTGTGATTCCAACAAGGGAGAACTGCAATGTTTATAAGTCTTATCGGCAGAAGACAAAAGCAGCTAATGACTACATCCACAAACGTGAAGGGTAACTCCATCAGAGCTCATTAAAAAGCATAACAACAATGTCTGCATGCTGTCTGGACGCCTTCAATTCTTATAAATAAAAGCTCCTGATTGGTTCATTAACAACATGACTTGTTTATTATTTAGAAGCAGGGCTCCAGTCTTTGCTCTTGGGATTTAAATGTTTGTCGGTCCATCAATTCGGTTCAGACTGAAATCTCTCAACAACTATTCAACACTTTGTTCAAACATTCAAACTCCCCGGAGGATGAGACTTGACATTTCAATCCTGCCCCACAATGAGGCTGACATTTGGGCTTTTTTGGGGGGCATGAAACTTCCCTACACAAAGCCAAGACTGTCTCTGCACAGATTCTTTGACTTCATGATCAGGTTGATATTAAAATTTCAGCATCAGAGTCTGGGTCGTCCACACTGCGATAACCGAAGCGGCTTTAATGCATGTCATTCACTTTGGATTTTGCCCTGGTCTGATCCTGGTCTGAGCTGCAAGGAGCATCAGGAATGGGATGCATGTGTAGGTATCACATGGAGTCAAGTTTGTTGTCCTGTCGAGGCATTAGTCTGACAAACATGTCGCCTCAGACCCTCTGACTTACCCTCTTGATGTCAGTGATGGCCGACACAGAGCTCGGGTATTTGAAGTAGTCGGCCAGCATGGCCACCAGGTGATCCGTGGTGCTCGCGATCCTCTGCAGCTCCACGTCGGGCTCCATCAGGTAGGCGAGCGTCTCTGcaccctccaccctctcctccagcaggtgCTCTTTACTGCACATCCGCACGAGGCACGGCAAGGTCTAAACGAAAAAACAAGaagtcatgaaaaaaaaaaaatagtatgggaggtagagcctccAGTTATCAGGcaacctctcctttggaatcatctgggagacagacaccctctctacttttaagagtaggcttcaaactttcctttttgataaagcttatagttagagctggatcaggcttggaccaggtcttagttatgctgctataggcttagactgacacactgggatcctgtctttccctctctctcctctctctgcctgtctctcactttaactcttcctgtcccattaaagttactaaccatagacctttctggagtccctgagctcccttgtctcgtaggttcctctggatctctgccatagattccttttttgggtctgttattcatcctttcttttctgttcttctttctttccgttcattccttccttcttacttttctttcttgctgtctttctttttttctttcattccttccttctttctctctttgttctttccatgtttcttcatcctttaggtctttttctcatcccgtcttttccttctgtcattccgtctcctctttttctttcttctggtctccctctcttttctcttttcttagacctttctggagtccctgagctcccttgtctcgtaggttccagatgtgtgtctaacatgagtctggtcctgctggaggtttctgcctgttaaaggaagtttgtccttgccactgtaacttgctaaatgctgcaaagtgctctgctcatggtggattaagatgagatcagactgagtcctgtctggaagatgggactggatctgatccggtcttgatgttgggtctttgttaataatagaacatagagtacggtctagacctgctctgtttggattgattgatgcacacattttaaaaaggatcCTGACCTTTAGTACTATGCAGCTGTCATCGGTCCTGATGGCTCCCGCTCGACACATGTATGTTAGACTGCgacagaaaagaggagaggtgagggTCTGAGGAGAATCTGCATGGAGTATTAATCACAGCAGTTTGAAGTCACTTACCATTTGGCTGCTGTTAGCTGCATGTCGATGGGTTGATCCCTTTGCATCATTCTGACAAATACCTGAGAGAGCAGCTCGCCATCCACCAGCACTGTGacgaaaacacagagaggtcagcaagagagagagagagacggagagagaatcaaacagaggagaggaatatGTCCTCACCATTCACCAGTGTCATGGAGACCTGAGAGTTCTCATAGGCCAGGAC is from Notolabrus celidotus isolate fNotCel1 chromosome 10, fNotCel1.pri, whole genome shotgun sequence and encodes:
- the armc8 gene encoding armadillo repeat-containing protein 8 — protein: MSALRERLCMLLYLLQQSSSSLELRTECAVVLGSLAMGTENNIKSLVDCHIIPALLQGLLCPDLVFIEACLRCLRTVFISPVTPVQLLYTDPTVIPHLMSLLSRSQRTQEYITQIFSHCCKTPEHQMVLFNHGAIQNIAPLLISPSYKVRMQALKCFSVLAYENSQVSMTLVNVLVDGELLSQVFVRMMQRDQPIDMQLTAAKCLTYMCRAGAIRTDDSCIVLKTLPCLVRMCSKEHLLEERVEGAETLAYLMEPDVELQRIASTTDHLVAMLADYFKYPSSVSAITDIKRLDHDLKHAHELRQAAFKLYASLGSNDEDIRKKITETENMMDRIVSGLSESSIKVRLAAVRCLHSLSRSVQQLRTSFHDHAVWKPLMKLLQNAPDEVLVMASSTLCNLLLEFSPSKEPILESGVIELLCSLTQSDSPALRVNGIWALMNMAFQADQKVKVEIVRCLGTEQLFRLLSDPDTNVLMKTLGLLRNLLSTRPHIDQIMSSHGKQIMQAVTLILEAEHSIEVKEQTLCILANIADGNTAKELIMTNDDMLQKIKYYMGHSNVKLQLAATFCISNLIWNEEDGSQERQDKLREMGFVDILHKLTQASDPNLSDRAKTAMQQYLA